One window from the genome of Pyxicephalus adspersus chromosome 6, UCB_Pads_2.0, whole genome shotgun sequence encodes:
- the ASXL1 gene encoding polycomb group protein ASXL1 isoform X3, protein MREKQKRRRERTWAEAAKMVLENYSDAPMTPKQILNVIEAEGLKETKSGSSPLACLNAMLHSNSRTREALFYKLPGRISLFTMKKNAVQWSRVVSLPEDGDTEDTADEEGSQWNEGNAVTAVESSGSASSSQESHVRETRSLVQKRRSGVLMPRVVLTPLKVNGAHLPSTSAGLSVRRVESESSSNRTIGSSLTFHRRAALSGNSTHHLRSIKSSPVSAQVRKNKEEEIDFETPGSILVNTNLRALINVRTFNALPHNLQQQLLLLLPEVDRQVTPEGQLKMSGSALNNEFFAHACQRWRERLADGEFTPEMQLRMRQEMGKEKKMEDWKETFFEDFYGQKLGLSEDPGSDPEDKCNQPDFTCESLQRTSPEPIHVEESLPEIRGRLRRSLYRNRERHQQTLTMASKARMSSTPSTPPKRTEDISPASEDRLTPAEAVNLPSTSDRVPELHPENCEQKRKITDPDSSSPSLEKKPRMEQRQSFRNTITSVHPEKPQPTKEEPKVPPIRIQLSRIKPPWVVKGLPAYQICPRIIPNPDPPGCQPNPCSPADRQTSGHDLQTSIGGGGGPGGGQGTRERRSWFRDSKRRRSAKRRHRKKPADCCRTQLLPSTTVRDSADKPHLPRVKITRTNSSPETKEHGLSGAMTKEWHVSEVVDGDVGSEVPSLDYCKGENSDKAANICDKDYTIDGKGEENIIRVGCPTSALAADPVGQGSFGPSESVSSVLGDVSNTFQNRIKPVNSASAEKDSADKSNNGAMDSSRKDLQESTNTPAVHSPEPQPASTSTDKEHWECGNELKHINEPVADNVPCKPVNTSHVLDVREPNESKLLDSVEQNRTHKLTGSRRSPSCDSCESAPVQTIDLSCPQTDVNFMFKAGDPLSPNSMSECPKDSPSLVTPAAIKSEFPREQVSECPTAISKDAYFLAKKPNPGTGPPTDIGHFIGDEKQEDHGGGGKQKLRLDSCAESVGKEPLLFDMPFVPFPKEVDVHVELPVDLSLSPSSKMKQTLFGKLSKQAQDVASYCYSAGVRLSSFPGDFAVTGEATLSLEVFAEHDSEEHVSLRCSCSFKAMTVCEGCGAFCHIDCIGPSKLCVLCLVIR, encoded by the exons ATGAGGGAAAAACAGAAGAGGCGGAGGGAGCGCACGTGGGCCGAGGCCGCCAAGATG GTATTAGAGAACTATTCAGATGCACCAATGACTCCAAAACAGATTCTAAATGTGATTGAGGCCGAAGGACTGAAAGAAACAAA AAG TGGATCGTCCCCATTAGCCTGCTTGAATGCCATGTTACATTCGAACTCGAGAACCCGAGAGGCTCTTTTCTATAAGCTCCCAGGACGGATAAGTCTGTTCACAATGAAG AAGAATGCAGTGCAGTGGTCCCGAGTTGTGTCACTTCCTGAAGATGGGGACACAGAGGATACAGCAGATGAAGAGGGCAGCCAATGGAACGAGGGCAATGCCGTTACAGCAG TAGAGTCCTCTGGAAGTGCTTCCTCTTCCCAAGAGTCTCATGTCAGAGAAACCAGGTCCTTAGTGCAG AAAAGGAGAAGTGGAGTTTTAATGCCTCGTGTTGTTTTGACCCCTTTGAAAGTAAACGGAGCCCATTTACCATCAACCTCAG CAGGCTTGTCTGTCCGTCGTGTAGAGAGTGAATCCTCCAGTAACAGAACCATAGGGAGCAGTCTGACCTTTCATAGACGTGCAGCACTGAGCGGAAACTCCACACATCACCTCAGAAGTATTAAGAGTTCCCCGGTTTCAG CACAAGTAAGAaagaacaaagaagaagaaattgaTTTTGAAACCCCAGGTTCCATTCTTGTAAACACAAATCTTCGAGCACTGATCAATGTCCGGACATTTAATGCTCTCCCCCACAATCTTCAACAGCAGCTGCTGCTTTTACTCCCAGAGGTAGACAGACAG GTAACTCCAGAAGGACAGCTGAAGATGAGTGGCAGCGCCCTGAATAATGAGTTCTTTGCCCATGCTTGCCAGAGGTGGAGGGAAAGACTGGCAGATG GTGAATTTACGCCGGAGATGCAGCTGCGAATGAGACAAGAAATggggaaagagaagaaaatggaAGATTGGAAGGAGACATTTTTTGAGGATTTTTATGGCCAGAA acttGGCCTGTCTGAGGATCCAGGTTCTGACCCAGAAGATAAGTGCAACCAACCTGACTTTACATGTGAATCTCTGCAAAGGACCAGTCCAGAGCCCATTCATGTTGAAGAGTCCCTTCCAGAAATTCGTGGAAGACTGCGACGGAGCTTGTACAGAAACCGAGAAAGACACCAGCAAACCCTTACTATGGCTTCTAAAGCAAGAATGTCCTCTACTCCTTCTACTCCACCCAAGAGAACAGAAGATATCAGCCCAGCTTCAGAGGACAGGCTAACCCCTGCAGAGGCTGTAAACCTTCCATCCACCTCTGACAGGGTCCCAGAGCTTCATCCCGAGAACTGTGAGCAGAAAAGGAAGATCACCGATCCCGATAGCTCCAGCCCCTCCCTCGAGAAGAAGCCGCGAATGGAACAGCGTCAGTCCTTTCGTAACACAATTACAAGTGTTCACCCAGAAAAGCCACAGCCCACCAAAGAAGAACCAAAAGTCCCCCCAATCCGG ATCCAGCTTTCTCGCATCAAACCTCCCTGGGTGGTTAAAGGTCTGCCAGCTTACCAGATCTGTCCCCGGATCATCCCAAACCCTGATCCCCCTGGGTGCCAACCTAATCCCTGCTCACCTGCTGACCGTCAGACCAGTGGCCATGACCTCCAGACCTCCATTGGCGGAGGCGGAGGCCCAGGTGGAGGTCAGGGCACTAGGGAAAGAAGAAGCTGGTTCAGGGACTCCAAAAGGAGAAGATCGGCTAAGAGAAGACATCGAAAGAAGCCAGCAGATTGCTGCAGAACACAATTACTGCCGTCCACAACTGTAAGGGACTCGGCAGACAAACCTCATCTTCCTCGAGTCAAAATAACTAGGACTAATAGTTCTCCAGAGACCAAAGAGCATGGCCTCTCTGGTGCCATGACCAAAGAGTGGCACGTCAGTGAGGTGGTCGATGGTGATGTTGGCTCTGAGGTGCCATCTTTGGATTACTGTAAGGGTGAGAATTCTGATAAAGCTGCAAATATCTGTGACAAGGATTATACTATAGATggcaaaggggaagaaaatatAATAAGAGTTGGTTGTCCAACTTCCGCTCTTGCTGCAGATCCTGTGGGGCAAGGAAGCTTTGGACCGTCAGAGTCTGTGTCAAGTGTTCTTGGTGACGTGTCCAACACTTTTCAGAACAGAATTAAGCCTGTCAACTCAGCTTCTGCTGAAAAGGATTCTGCCGACAAAAGTAACAATGGTGCCATGGATTCCTCACGAAAAGACCTCCAAGAGTCCACCAATACACCTGCTGTTCATTCTCCTGAACCACAGCCAGCCAGCACCTCAACTGATAAGGAACATTGGGAATGTGGAAATGAACTGAAGCATATTAATGAACCAGTTGCAGATAACGTTCCTTGTAAGCCAGTCAACACTTCGCATGTTCTGGATGTACGGGAGCCAAATGAGTCTAAGCTGCTGGACAGTGTTGAACAAAACCGAACACACAAGTTGACAGGGTCTCGTCGCTCTCCATCATGTGACTCTTGTGAAAGCGCCCCTGTTCAAACGATAGATTTATCTTGCCCACAAACGGATGTGAACTTTATGTTCAAAGCTGGAGATCCTTTATCTCCCAACAGCATGAGTGAGTGTCCTAAAGATTCTCCATCTTTGGTCACTCCTGCTGCTATAAAAAGTGAATTTCCCAGGGAACAAGTGTCGGAGTGTCCCACCGCAATCTCCAAAGATGCATATTTTTTGGCCAAGAAGCCTAATCCTGGTACTGGTCCACCTACCGACATAGGACATTTCATAGGTGATGAAAAGCAAGAAGACCATGGTGGAGGAGGAAAACAGAAGCTCCGGTTGGATAGCTGTGCAGAGTCTGTTGGAAAGGAACCCTTGCTTTTTGATATGCCATTCGTCCCATTCCCAAAAGAGGTCGATGTCCATGTTGAGCTGCCGGTGGATTTGTCGCTGTCCCCGTCGAGCAAAATGAAACAAACGTTATTTGGAAAGCTATCAAAGCAAGCACAGGATGTGGCTTCCTATTGCTACTCAGCTGGAGTACGCCTCTCCTCCTTTCCTGGGGACTTTGCCGTCACCGGAGAGGCCACCTTGTCCCTGGAAGTCTTTGCCGAGCATGACAGCGAGGAGCACGTTTCGTTGCGGTGTTCCTGCAGCTTTAAAGCCATGACAGTTTGCGAAGGGTGCGGAGCGTTCTGTCACATCGACTGCATTGGCCCCTCCAAGCTTTGTGTTTTGTGCCTTGTCATAAGATAG
- the ASXL1 gene encoding polycomb group protein ASXL1 isoform X4, with product MREKQKRRRERTWAEAAKMVLENYSDAPMTPKQILNVIEAEGLKETKSGSSPLACLNAMLHSNSRTREALFYKLPGRISLFTMKKNAVQWSRVVSLPEDGDTEDTADEEGSQWNEGNAVTAVESSGSASSSQESHVRETRSLVQKRRSGVLMPRVVLTPLKVNGAHLPSTSGLSVRRVESESSSNRTIGSSLTFHRRAALSGNSTHHLRSIKSSPVSAQVRKNKEEEIDFETPGSILVNTNLRALINVRTFNALPHNLQQQLLLLLPEVDRQVTPEGQLKMSGSALNNEFFAHACQRWRERLADGEFTPEMQLRMRQEMGKEKKMEDWKETFFEDFYGQKLGLSEDPGSDPEDKCNQPDFTCESLQRTSPEPIHVEESLPEIRGRLRRSLYRNRERHQQTLTMASKARMSSTPSTPPKRTEDISPASEDRLTPAEAVNLPSTSDRVPELHPENCEQKRKITDPDSSSPSLEKKPRMEQRQSFRNTITSVHPEKPQPTKEEPKVPPIRIQLSRIKPPWVVKGLPAYQICPRIIPNPDPPGCQPNPCSPADRQTSGHDLQTSIGGGGGPGGGQGTRERRSWFRDSKRRRSAKRRHRKKPADCCRTQLLPSTTVRDSADKPHLPRVKITRTNSSPETKEHGLSGAMTKEWHVSEVVDGDVGSEVPSLDYCKGENSDKAANICDKDYTIDGKGEENIIRVGCPTSALAADPVGQGSFGPSESVSSVLGDVSNTFQNRIKPVNSASAEKDSADKSNNGAMDSSRKDLQESTNTPAVHSPEPQPASTSTDKEHWECGNELKHINEPVADNVPCKPVNTSHVLDVREPNESKLLDSVEQNRTHKLTGSRRSPSCDSCESAPVQTIDLSCPQTDVNFMFKAGDPLSPNSMSECPKDSPSLVTPAAIKSEFPREQVSECPTAISKDAYFLAKKPNPGTGPPTDIGHFIGDEKQEDHGGGGKQKLRLDSCAESVGKEPLLFDMPFVPFPKEVDVHVELPVDLSLSPSSKMKQTLFGKLSKQAQDVASYCYSAGVRLSSFPGDFAVTGEATLSLEVFAEHDSEEHVSLRCSCSFKAMTVCEGCGAFCHIDCIGPSKLCVLCLVIR from the exons ATGAGGGAAAAACAGAAGAGGCGGAGGGAGCGCACGTGGGCCGAGGCCGCCAAGATG GTATTAGAGAACTATTCAGATGCACCAATGACTCCAAAACAGATTCTAAATGTGATTGAGGCCGAAGGACTGAAAGAAACAAA AAG TGGATCGTCCCCATTAGCCTGCTTGAATGCCATGTTACATTCGAACTCGAGAACCCGAGAGGCTCTTTTCTATAAGCTCCCAGGACGGATAAGTCTGTTCACAATGAAG AAGAATGCAGTGCAGTGGTCCCGAGTTGTGTCACTTCCTGAAGATGGGGACACAGAGGATACAGCAGATGAAGAGGGCAGCCAATGGAACGAGGGCAATGCCGTTACAGCAG TAGAGTCCTCTGGAAGTGCTTCCTCTTCCCAAGAGTCTCATGTCAGAGAAACCAGGTCCTTAGTGCAG AAAAGGAGAAGTGGAGTTTTAATGCCTCGTGTTGTTTTGACCCCTTTGAAAGTAAACGGAGCCCATTTACCATCAACCTCAG GCTTGTCTGTCCGTCGTGTAGAGAGTGAATCCTCCAGTAACAGAACCATAGGGAGCAGTCTGACCTTTCATAGACGTGCAGCACTGAGCGGAAACTCCACACATCACCTCAGAAGTATTAAGAGTTCCCCGGTTTCAG CACAAGTAAGAaagaacaaagaagaagaaattgaTTTTGAAACCCCAGGTTCCATTCTTGTAAACACAAATCTTCGAGCACTGATCAATGTCCGGACATTTAATGCTCTCCCCCACAATCTTCAACAGCAGCTGCTGCTTTTACTCCCAGAGGTAGACAGACAG GTAACTCCAGAAGGACAGCTGAAGATGAGTGGCAGCGCCCTGAATAATGAGTTCTTTGCCCATGCTTGCCAGAGGTGGAGGGAAAGACTGGCAGATG GTGAATTTACGCCGGAGATGCAGCTGCGAATGAGACAAGAAATggggaaagagaagaaaatggaAGATTGGAAGGAGACATTTTTTGAGGATTTTTATGGCCAGAA acttGGCCTGTCTGAGGATCCAGGTTCTGACCCAGAAGATAAGTGCAACCAACCTGACTTTACATGTGAATCTCTGCAAAGGACCAGTCCAGAGCCCATTCATGTTGAAGAGTCCCTTCCAGAAATTCGTGGAAGACTGCGACGGAGCTTGTACAGAAACCGAGAAAGACACCAGCAAACCCTTACTATGGCTTCTAAAGCAAGAATGTCCTCTACTCCTTCTACTCCACCCAAGAGAACAGAAGATATCAGCCCAGCTTCAGAGGACAGGCTAACCCCTGCAGAGGCTGTAAACCTTCCATCCACCTCTGACAGGGTCCCAGAGCTTCATCCCGAGAACTGTGAGCAGAAAAGGAAGATCACCGATCCCGATAGCTCCAGCCCCTCCCTCGAGAAGAAGCCGCGAATGGAACAGCGTCAGTCCTTTCGTAACACAATTACAAGTGTTCACCCAGAAAAGCCACAGCCCACCAAAGAAGAACCAAAAGTCCCCCCAATCCGG ATCCAGCTTTCTCGCATCAAACCTCCCTGGGTGGTTAAAGGTCTGCCAGCTTACCAGATCTGTCCCCGGATCATCCCAAACCCTGATCCCCCTGGGTGCCAACCTAATCCCTGCTCACCTGCTGACCGTCAGACCAGTGGCCATGACCTCCAGACCTCCATTGGCGGAGGCGGAGGCCCAGGTGGAGGTCAGGGCACTAGGGAAAGAAGAAGCTGGTTCAGGGACTCCAAAAGGAGAAGATCGGCTAAGAGAAGACATCGAAAGAAGCCAGCAGATTGCTGCAGAACACAATTACTGCCGTCCACAACTGTAAGGGACTCGGCAGACAAACCTCATCTTCCTCGAGTCAAAATAACTAGGACTAATAGTTCTCCAGAGACCAAAGAGCATGGCCTCTCTGGTGCCATGACCAAAGAGTGGCACGTCAGTGAGGTGGTCGATGGTGATGTTGGCTCTGAGGTGCCATCTTTGGATTACTGTAAGGGTGAGAATTCTGATAAAGCTGCAAATATCTGTGACAAGGATTATACTATAGATggcaaaggggaagaaaatatAATAAGAGTTGGTTGTCCAACTTCCGCTCTTGCTGCAGATCCTGTGGGGCAAGGAAGCTTTGGACCGTCAGAGTCTGTGTCAAGTGTTCTTGGTGACGTGTCCAACACTTTTCAGAACAGAATTAAGCCTGTCAACTCAGCTTCTGCTGAAAAGGATTCTGCCGACAAAAGTAACAATGGTGCCATGGATTCCTCACGAAAAGACCTCCAAGAGTCCACCAATACACCTGCTGTTCATTCTCCTGAACCACAGCCAGCCAGCACCTCAACTGATAAGGAACATTGGGAATGTGGAAATGAACTGAAGCATATTAATGAACCAGTTGCAGATAACGTTCCTTGTAAGCCAGTCAACACTTCGCATGTTCTGGATGTACGGGAGCCAAATGAGTCTAAGCTGCTGGACAGTGTTGAACAAAACCGAACACACAAGTTGACAGGGTCTCGTCGCTCTCCATCATGTGACTCTTGTGAAAGCGCCCCTGTTCAAACGATAGATTTATCTTGCCCACAAACGGATGTGAACTTTATGTTCAAAGCTGGAGATCCTTTATCTCCCAACAGCATGAGTGAGTGTCCTAAAGATTCTCCATCTTTGGTCACTCCTGCTGCTATAAAAAGTGAATTTCCCAGGGAACAAGTGTCGGAGTGTCCCACCGCAATCTCCAAAGATGCATATTTTTTGGCCAAGAAGCCTAATCCTGGTACTGGTCCACCTACCGACATAGGACATTTCATAGGTGATGAAAAGCAAGAAGACCATGGTGGAGGAGGAAAACAGAAGCTCCGGTTGGATAGCTGTGCAGAGTCTGTTGGAAAGGAACCCTTGCTTTTTGATATGCCATTCGTCCCATTCCCAAAAGAGGTCGATGTCCATGTTGAGCTGCCGGTGGATTTGTCGCTGTCCCCGTCGAGCAAAATGAAACAAACGTTATTTGGAAAGCTATCAAAGCAAGCACAGGATGTGGCTTCCTATTGCTACTCAGCTGGAGTACGCCTCTCCTCCTTTCCTGGGGACTTTGCCGTCACCGGAGAGGCCACCTTGTCCCTGGAAGTCTTTGCCGAGCATGACAGCGAGGAGCACGTTTCGTTGCGGTGTTCCTGCAGCTTTAAAGCCATGACAGTTTGCGAAGGGTGCGGAGCGTTCTGTCACATCGACTGCATTGGCCCCTCCAAGCTTTGTGTTTTGTGCCTTGTCATAAGATAG
- the ASXL1 gene encoding polycomb group protein ASXL1 isoform X1, producing MREKQKRRRERTWAEAAKMVLENYSDAPMTPKQILNVIEAEGLKETKSGSSPLACLNAMLHSNSRTREALFYKLPGRISLFTMKKNAVQWSRVVSLPEDGDTEDTADEEGSQWNEGNAVTAVESSGSASSSQESHVRETRSLVQVNKQKRRSGVLMPRVVLTPLKVNGAHLPSTSAGLSVRRVESESSSNRTIGSSLTFHRRAALSGNSTHHLRSIKSSPVSAQVRKNKEEEIDFETPGSILVNTNLRALINVRTFNALPHNLQQQLLLLLPEVDRQVTPEGQLKMSGSALNNEFFAHACQRWRERLADGEFTPEMQLRMRQEMGKEKKMEDWKETFFEDFYGQKLGLSEDPGSDPEDKCNQPDFTCESLQRTSPEPIHVEESLPEIRGRLRRSLYRNRERHQQTLTMASKARMSSTPSTPPKRTEDISPASEDRLTPAEAVNLPSTSDRVPELHPENCEQKRKITDPDSSSPSLEKKPRMEQRQSFRNTITSVHPEKPQPTKEEPKVPPIRIQLSRIKPPWVVKGLPAYQICPRIIPNPDPPGCQPNPCSPADRQTSGHDLQTSIGGGGGPGGGQGTRERRSWFRDSKRRRSAKRRHRKKPADCCRTQLLPSTTVRDSADKPHLPRVKITRTNSSPETKEHGLSGAMTKEWHVSEVVDGDVGSEVPSLDYCKGENSDKAANICDKDYTIDGKGEENIIRVGCPTSALAADPVGQGSFGPSESVSSVLGDVSNTFQNRIKPVNSASAEKDSADKSNNGAMDSSRKDLQESTNTPAVHSPEPQPASTSTDKEHWECGNELKHINEPVADNVPCKPVNTSHVLDVREPNESKLLDSVEQNRTHKLTGSRRSPSCDSCESAPVQTIDLSCPQTDVNFMFKAGDPLSPNSMSECPKDSPSLVTPAAIKSEFPREQVSECPTAISKDAYFLAKKPNPGTGPPTDIGHFIGDEKQEDHGGGGKQKLRLDSCAESVGKEPLLFDMPFVPFPKEVDVHVELPVDLSLSPSSKMKQTLFGKLSKQAQDVASYCYSAGVRLSSFPGDFAVTGEATLSLEVFAEHDSEEHVSLRCSCSFKAMTVCEGCGAFCHIDCIGPSKLCVLCLVIR from the exons ATGAGGGAAAAACAGAAGAGGCGGAGGGAGCGCACGTGGGCCGAGGCCGCCAAGATG GTATTAGAGAACTATTCAGATGCACCAATGACTCCAAAACAGATTCTAAATGTGATTGAGGCCGAAGGACTGAAAGAAACAAA AAG TGGATCGTCCCCATTAGCCTGCTTGAATGCCATGTTACATTCGAACTCGAGAACCCGAGAGGCTCTTTTCTATAAGCTCCCAGGACGGATAAGTCTGTTCACAATGAAG AAGAATGCAGTGCAGTGGTCCCGAGTTGTGTCACTTCCTGAAGATGGGGACACAGAGGATACAGCAGATGAAGAGGGCAGCCAATGGAACGAGGGCAATGCCGTTACAGCAG TAGAGTCCTCTGGAAGTGCTTCCTCTTCCCAAGAGTCTCATGTCAGAGAAACCAGGTCCTTAGTGCAG GTCAATAAGCAGAAAAGGAGAAGTGGAGTTTTAATGCCTCGTGTTGTTTTGACCCCTTTGAAAGTAAACGGAGCCCATTTACCATCAACCTCAG CAGGCTTGTCTGTCCGTCGTGTAGAGAGTGAATCCTCCAGTAACAGAACCATAGGGAGCAGTCTGACCTTTCATAGACGTGCAGCACTGAGCGGAAACTCCACACATCACCTCAGAAGTATTAAGAGTTCCCCGGTTTCAG CACAAGTAAGAaagaacaaagaagaagaaattgaTTTTGAAACCCCAGGTTCCATTCTTGTAAACACAAATCTTCGAGCACTGATCAATGTCCGGACATTTAATGCTCTCCCCCACAATCTTCAACAGCAGCTGCTGCTTTTACTCCCAGAGGTAGACAGACAG GTAACTCCAGAAGGACAGCTGAAGATGAGTGGCAGCGCCCTGAATAATGAGTTCTTTGCCCATGCTTGCCAGAGGTGGAGGGAAAGACTGGCAGATG GTGAATTTACGCCGGAGATGCAGCTGCGAATGAGACAAGAAATggggaaagagaagaaaatggaAGATTGGAAGGAGACATTTTTTGAGGATTTTTATGGCCAGAA acttGGCCTGTCTGAGGATCCAGGTTCTGACCCAGAAGATAAGTGCAACCAACCTGACTTTACATGTGAATCTCTGCAAAGGACCAGTCCAGAGCCCATTCATGTTGAAGAGTCCCTTCCAGAAATTCGTGGAAGACTGCGACGGAGCTTGTACAGAAACCGAGAAAGACACCAGCAAACCCTTACTATGGCTTCTAAAGCAAGAATGTCCTCTACTCCTTCTACTCCACCCAAGAGAACAGAAGATATCAGCCCAGCTTCAGAGGACAGGCTAACCCCTGCAGAGGCTGTAAACCTTCCATCCACCTCTGACAGGGTCCCAGAGCTTCATCCCGAGAACTGTGAGCAGAAAAGGAAGATCACCGATCCCGATAGCTCCAGCCCCTCCCTCGAGAAGAAGCCGCGAATGGAACAGCGTCAGTCCTTTCGTAACACAATTACAAGTGTTCACCCAGAAAAGCCACAGCCCACCAAAGAAGAACCAAAAGTCCCCCCAATCCGG ATCCAGCTTTCTCGCATCAAACCTCCCTGGGTGGTTAAAGGTCTGCCAGCTTACCAGATCTGTCCCCGGATCATCCCAAACCCTGATCCCCCTGGGTGCCAACCTAATCCCTGCTCACCTGCTGACCGTCAGACCAGTGGCCATGACCTCCAGACCTCCATTGGCGGAGGCGGAGGCCCAGGTGGAGGTCAGGGCACTAGGGAAAGAAGAAGCTGGTTCAGGGACTCCAAAAGGAGAAGATCGGCTAAGAGAAGACATCGAAAGAAGCCAGCAGATTGCTGCAGAACACAATTACTGCCGTCCACAACTGTAAGGGACTCGGCAGACAAACCTCATCTTCCTCGAGTCAAAATAACTAGGACTAATAGTTCTCCAGAGACCAAAGAGCATGGCCTCTCTGGTGCCATGACCAAAGAGTGGCACGTCAGTGAGGTGGTCGATGGTGATGTTGGCTCTGAGGTGCCATCTTTGGATTACTGTAAGGGTGAGAATTCTGATAAAGCTGCAAATATCTGTGACAAGGATTATACTATAGATggcaaaggggaagaaaatatAATAAGAGTTGGTTGTCCAACTTCCGCTCTTGCTGCAGATCCTGTGGGGCAAGGAAGCTTTGGACCGTCAGAGTCTGTGTCAAGTGTTCTTGGTGACGTGTCCAACACTTTTCAGAACAGAATTAAGCCTGTCAACTCAGCTTCTGCTGAAAAGGATTCTGCCGACAAAAGTAACAATGGTGCCATGGATTCCTCACGAAAAGACCTCCAAGAGTCCACCAATACACCTGCTGTTCATTCTCCTGAACCACAGCCAGCCAGCACCTCAACTGATAAGGAACATTGGGAATGTGGAAATGAACTGAAGCATATTAATGAACCAGTTGCAGATAACGTTCCTTGTAAGCCAGTCAACACTTCGCATGTTCTGGATGTACGGGAGCCAAATGAGTCTAAGCTGCTGGACAGTGTTGAACAAAACCGAACACACAAGTTGACAGGGTCTCGTCGCTCTCCATCATGTGACTCTTGTGAAAGCGCCCCTGTTCAAACGATAGATTTATCTTGCCCACAAACGGATGTGAACTTTATGTTCAAAGCTGGAGATCCTTTATCTCCCAACAGCATGAGTGAGTGTCCTAAAGATTCTCCATCTTTGGTCACTCCTGCTGCTATAAAAAGTGAATTTCCCAGGGAACAAGTGTCGGAGTGTCCCACCGCAATCTCCAAAGATGCATATTTTTTGGCCAAGAAGCCTAATCCTGGTACTGGTCCACCTACCGACATAGGACATTTCATAGGTGATGAAAAGCAAGAAGACCATGGTGGAGGAGGAAAACAGAAGCTCCGGTTGGATAGCTGTGCAGAGTCTGTTGGAAAGGAACCCTTGCTTTTTGATATGCCATTCGTCCCATTCCCAAAAGAGGTCGATGTCCATGTTGAGCTGCCGGTGGATTTGTCGCTGTCCCCGTCGAGCAAAATGAAACAAACGTTATTTGGAAAGCTATCAAAGCAAGCACAGGATGTGGCTTCCTATTGCTACTCAGCTGGAGTACGCCTCTCCTCCTTTCCTGGGGACTTTGCCGTCACCGGAGAGGCCACCTTGTCCCTGGAAGTCTTTGCCGAGCATGACAGCGAGGAGCACGTTTCGTTGCGGTGTTCCTGCAGCTTTAAAGCCATGACAGTTTGCGAAGGGTGCGGAGCGTTCTGTCACATCGACTGCATTGGCCCCTCCAAGCTTTGTGTTTTGTGCCTTGTCATAAGATAG